Proteins encoded together in one Quercus lobata isolate SW786 chromosome 3, ValleyOak3.0 Primary Assembly, whole genome shotgun sequence window:
- the LOC115981236 gene encoding ras-related protein SEC4-like: MNGEDYCKVFSISVYGDHTPLLDSVADSPQIREFSLRDSAGVDTFEFSKQKQFKFLRGKFNPHVIIVARVSETETRHSTRRSRVSENRNRHRPPEVSDLAVMGQIVYDATVMVSFNKAEMWLEENAIPGNGRARMLLVGNDHNLDDNDDNKVVNTDTGKELARRFKISFIETSAENPATLEQALRNMTELIESSKIYKAGAIQMEG, translated from the exons ATGAACGGGGAAGA CTATTGTAAGGTGTTCTCGATTTCGGTGTACGGCGATCACACACCGTTACTGGATTCGGTTGcg GATAGTCCTCAAATTAGAGAATTTAGCCTCAGAGACTCTGCCGGGGTTGACACA TTTGAGTTTTCTAAGCAGAAGCAGTTCAAGTTTTTACGGGGGAAATTTAACCCGCATGTGATAATT GTGGCTCGGGTTTCAGAGACTGAAACCCGCCACTCGACCCGCCGAAGTCGGGTTTCAGAGAATAGGAACCGTCACCGACCGCCGGAGGTGTCGGATTTGGCCGTGATGGGTCAG ATTGTGTATGATGCTACTGTGATGGTGAGTTTCAATAAAGCAGAGATGTGGCTGGAAGAGAATGCCATTCCTGGCAATGGTAGAGCGCGCATGCTTCTAGTTGGTAATGACCATAATTTGGACGACAATGATGACAACAAGGTCGTAAACACAGACACGGGGAAG GAGCTTGCAAGAAGGTTTAAGATCTCCTTCATAGAGACAAGTGCTGAAAACCCAGCCACATTGGAGCAAGCTCTCAGAAACATGACTG AACTCATCGAGTCCTCCAAGATCTACAAAGCTGGGGCTATTCAGATGGAGGGGTAG